One part of the Candidatus Schekmanbacteria bacterium RIFCSPLOWO2_02_FULL_38_14 genome encodes these proteins:
- a CDS encoding aldehyde ferredoxin oxidoreductase: MKGWVGKILRINLTNKEIKIEDLNQSLAKDYIGGRGVASKILLDEVDPKVDGLSPENKLIFITGPLTGTGAPCGARFMVVTKSPLTESIACSNSGGYWGPELKAAGYDGIIIEGKSEKPVYLWIKNDRVEIKEASGVWGKDVHRTDDILRKETDCKARVACIGPAGEKLVLIAAIMNDRNRSAARSGVGAVMGSKNLKAIVVRGTKGFGVADGFRDKNLEISNLFAGDLAKGYGILGTTMAVDICNQVGILPANNFRESIFAGAPNISGQAIRKNILVRKRSCHGCVLGCGRVTKVTDPDFAGMGEGPEYETVYAFGSTCMIDNLSAVAKANYICNELGMDSISMGVTIACAMELFEKGYITEKEVGMNLSFGNAKAMVEMVRKTGMREGFGDKLAEGSFRLASRYGHPEFSMTSKKQEISAYDPRGSKGMALTYATNPRGGDHTRGATVFAEVFGIPKKVKSKIIEGKAEIARELQDLGAANDSNGVCMFATVVVSHEPFVNLLNAATGENFTLRDYQLSGERTWNIERLFNVRAGLKREADSIPKRLLEEPVPDGPTKGEVAILEPMLDDYYKIRGWDKDGVPTQEKLKELGII, from the coding sequence ATGAAGGGATGGGTTGGAAAAATATTAAGAATAAACTTAACTAACAAAGAAATAAAAATAGAAGATTTAAATCAGTCTCTTGCCAAAGATTATATTGGGGGAAGAGGGGTTGCGTCAAAAATTCTGCTTGATGAGGTTGACCCGAAAGTTGATGGTTTGAGTCCTGAAAATAAACTGATATTCATAACCGGTCCGCTGACAGGAACAGGCGCTCCCTGCGGGGCAAGGTTCATGGTTGTAACAAAATCTCCCCTGACTGAATCGATTGCCTGCTCAAATTCAGGAGGGTACTGGGGACCTGAACTCAAGGCTGCAGGATATGACGGAATAATCATTGAGGGTAAAAGCGAGAAGCCTGTCTATCTCTGGATTAAGAATGACAGGGTTGAAATAAAAGAGGCTTCAGGCGTCTGGGGAAAGGATGTTCACAGGACAGACGACATTTTAAGAAAAGAAACGGATTGCAAGGCAAGGGTCGCCTGCATAGGTCCTGCAGGAGAAAAACTTGTTCTGATTGCCGCTATTATGAATGACAGGAACAGGTCTGCGGCAAGGTCCGGGGTCGGCGCAGTTATGGGTTCAAAAAACCTTAAAGCCATTGTTGTAAGGGGAACAAAGGGATTTGGAGTTGCAGATGGCTTCAGGGACAAAAATCTTGAAATCTCAAACCTCTTTGCAGGAGACCTTGCAAAAGGTTACGGAATCCTTGGCACGACAATGGCTGTTGATATATGCAATCAGGTCGGAATTCTGCCTGCGAACAATTTCAGAGAATCTATTTTTGCAGGCGCGCCAAATATAAGCGGTCAGGCAATAAGAAAAAATATACTGGTGCGAAAAAGAAGCTGCCACGGTTGTGTTCTTGGCTGCGGAAGGGTTACAAAGGTAACTGACCCTGATTTTGCAGGAATGGGCGAGGGACCTGAATATGAAACTGTTTATGCCTTTGGTTCAACCTGCATGATTGATAACCTGAGCGCAGTGGCAAAGGCAAATTACATCTGCAATGAACTTGGGATGGACAGCATTTCAATGGGTGTGACAATCGCCTGCGCAATGGAGCTTTTTGAAAAGGGTTATATAACAGAAAAAGAAGTTGGCATGAACCTGAGTTTTGGCAATGCCAAGGCAATGGTTGAGATGGTAAGGAAAACAGGAATGAGGGAAGGCTTTGGGGACAAACTTGCTGAAGGAAGCTTCAGGCTTGCTTCAAGATACGGGCATCCTGAGTTTTCGATGACATCAAAAAAACAGGAGATATCAGCCTATGACCCGAGGGGTTCAAAAGGGATGGCGCTTACCTATGCAACAAACCCCAGAGGCGGAGACCATACAAGGGGTGCAACAGTATTTGCAGAGGTTTTCGGAATTCCCAAAAAAGTAAAATCCAAAATAATTGAAGGCAAGGCGGAAATTGCAAGAGAGCTGCAGGATTTAGGGGCAGCAAACGACAGCAACGGTGTCTGTATGTTTGCAACTGTTGTTGTCAGCCATGAACCATTTGTCAATCTCTTGAATGCCGCAACAGGAGAAAACTTTACTCTCAGAGATTACCAGCTTTCAGGTGAAAGAACATGGAATATTGAAAGACTGTTTAATGTCAGGGCTGGGCTTAAAAGAGAGGCTGATTCCATTCCCAAGAGACTTCTTGAAGAACCTGTTCCTGATGGTCCGACAAAGGGAGAAGTTGCAATTCTTGAGCCAATGCTTGATGATTACTACAAAATCAGGGGATGGGACAAAGATGGTGTGCCAACTCAGGAAAAGCTTAAAGAACTGGGGATAATATAA